One genomic window of Microtus ochrogaster isolate Prairie Vole_2 chromosome 21, MicOch1.0, whole genome shotgun sequence includes the following:
- the Casp6 gene encoding caspase-6 isoform X2, with protein sequence MTETDGFYRREVFDPAEQYKMDHKRRGIALIFNHERFFWHLTLPDRRGTSADRDNLTRRFSELGFEVKCFNDLKAQELLLKIHEVSTSSHVDADCFLCVFLSHGEGNHIYAYDAKIEIQTLTGLFKGDKCQSLVGKPKIFIIQACRGNQHDVPVVPLDVVDHQTGMQENTTQVDAASVYTLPAGADFLMCYSVAEGYYSHRETVNGSWYIQDLCEMLERYGSSLEFTELLTLVNRKVSQRRVDFCKDPGAIGKKQVPCFASMLTKKLHFCPKPSK encoded by the exons ATGACAGAGACAGATGGCTTCTACAGAAG GGAAGTGTTTGACCCAGCAGAACAGTACAAGATGGACCACAAGAGGAGAGGGATCGCCCTCATCTTCAATCATGAGAGGTTCTTCTGGCATTTGACCCTCCCGGACAGGCGGGGCACCAGTGCAGACAGGGACAACCTGACACGAAG GTTTTCCGAGCTAGGATTTGAAGTGAAATGCTTTAACGACCTCAAAGCACAAGAACTCCTGCTCAAAATTCACGAGG TATCCACCTCAAGTCATGTAGATGCCGattgcttcctgtgtgtcttcctGAGCCACGGTGAAGGCAACCACATTTATGCCTATGATGCCAAAATTGAAATTCAGACATTGACTGGCTTGTTCAAAGGAGACAAGTGTCAGAGCCTGGTTGGAAAACCCAAGATATTTATCATTCAG GCCTGTCGGGGCAACCAGCACGACGTACCGGTGGTTCCTCTGGACGTGGTGGACCATCAGACAGGCATGCAGGAAAACACAACCCAAGTGGACGCGGCCTCCGTGTACACGCTGCCCGCGGGGGCAGACTTCCTCATGTGTTACTCCGTCGCAGAAG GGTATTACTCTCACCGAGAGACGGTGAACGGCTCCTGGTACATCCAGGATCTGTGTGAGATGCTGGAGAGGTATGGCAGTTCCTTGGAGTTCACGGAGCTGCTCACGCTGGTGAACAGAAAGGTCTCTCAGCGCCGTGTGGACTTCTGCAAAGACCCGGGTGCAATTGGCAAGAAGCAGGTCCCCTGCTTTGCCTCAATGCTGACCAAAAAGCTGCATTTCTGTCCCAAGCCTAGTAAGTAG
- the Casp6 gene encoding caspase-6 isoform X1, which produces MTETDGFYRSREVFDPAEQYKMDHKRRGIALIFNHERFFWHLTLPDRRGTSADRDNLTRRFSELGFEVKCFNDLKAQELLLKIHEVSTSSHVDADCFLCVFLSHGEGNHIYAYDAKIEIQTLTGLFKGDKCQSLVGKPKIFIIQACRGNQHDVPVVPLDVVDHQTGMQENTTQVDAASVYTLPAGADFLMCYSVAEGYYSHRETVNGSWYIQDLCEMLERYGSSLEFTELLTLVNRKVSQRRVDFCKDPGAIGKKQVPCFASMLTKKLHFCPKPSK; this is translated from the exons ATGACAGAGACAGATGGCTTCTACAGAAG CAGGGAAGTGTTTGACCCAGCAGAACAGTACAAGATGGACCACAAGAGGAGAGGGATCGCCCTCATCTTCAATCATGAGAGGTTCTTCTGGCATTTGACCCTCCCGGACAGGCGGGGCACCAGTGCAGACAGGGACAACCTGACACGAAG GTTTTCCGAGCTAGGATTTGAAGTGAAATGCTTTAACGACCTCAAAGCACAAGAACTCCTGCTCAAAATTCACGAGG TATCCACCTCAAGTCATGTAGATGCCGattgcttcctgtgtgtcttcctGAGCCACGGTGAAGGCAACCACATTTATGCCTATGATGCCAAAATTGAAATTCAGACATTGACTGGCTTGTTCAAAGGAGACAAGTGTCAGAGCCTGGTTGGAAAACCCAAGATATTTATCATTCAG GCCTGTCGGGGCAACCAGCACGACGTACCGGTGGTTCCTCTGGACGTGGTGGACCATCAGACAGGCATGCAGGAAAACACAACCCAAGTGGACGCGGCCTCCGTGTACACGCTGCCCGCGGGGGCAGACTTCCTCATGTGTTACTCCGTCGCAGAAG GGTATTACTCTCACCGAGAGACGGTGAACGGCTCCTGGTACATCCAGGATCTGTGTGAGATGCTGGAGAGGTATGGCAGTTCCTTGGAGTTCACGGAGCTGCTCACGCTGGTGAACAGAAAGGTCTCTCAGCGCCGTGTGGACTTCTGCAAAGACCCGGGTGCAATTGGCAAGAAGCAGGTCCCCTGCTTTGCCTCAATGCTGACCAAAAAGCTGCATTTCTGTCCCAAGCCTAGTAAGTAG
- the Mcub gene encoding calcium uniporter regulatory subunit MCUb, mitochondrial isoform X3, producing MLLNRLYLGRSRLLTTIRARNRACPRPLPPAPQVLYMKLYGNPKYYQALYYGTVLPPDEITVNYKHGLPLVTLTLPSRKERCQFVVKPMVSTVGSFLRDLQNEDKGIKTAAITTAEGSEIPASTLMDTLLMKDFKLVINELAYDVRCHKKEKSSAEHTIEMENMKSLVHRLFTVLHLEEFQKRRERHLMARIDHLKEQLQPLEQVKAGIEARSEAKTSGLLWAGLALLSVQGGALAWLTWWVYSWDIMEPVTFFLTFANSMVFFAYFIITRQNYTYSSLRSRQFLQFFHKKSQQQCFDVEQYNKLKEDLAEATESLETVRHALHLRLPGEELKKKN from the exons GTTTTATATATGAAACTGTATGGAAATCCAAAATATTACCAAGCCCTCTATTACGGAACAGTGTTGCCACCTGATG AAATAACAGTCAATTATAAACATGGCCTTCCCTTGGTGACACTGACTCTGCCGTCCAGAAAAGAGCGTTGTCAGTTTGTCGTCAAGCCAATGGTGTCAACAGTTGGCTCCTTCCTTCGGGACTTACAAAATGAAGACAAAGGCATCAAAACTGCAGCCATCACCACAGCAG AAGGCAGTGAGATTCCAGCCTCAACGTTGATGGACACTTTGCTAATGAAAGATTTTAAACTCGTCATTAACGAACTAGCATATGATGTTCGGTGTCACAAGAAAG aaaaatcaaGTGCCGAGCATACTATTGAGATGGAAAACATGAAATCTCTGGTTCACAGACTGTTTACAGTCCTACACTTGGAGGAatttcagaagagaagagagcGCCACCTGATGGCAAGGATCGACCACCTGAAGGAACAGCTGCAGCCCCtggagcag gtCAAAGCTGGAATAGAAGCTCGGTCAGAAGCCAAAACCAGCGGACTCCTGTGGGCCGGTTTAGCCCTGCTCTCTGTTCAGGGAGGGGCACTGGCCTGGCTTACGTGGTGGGTGTACTCCTGGGATATCATGGAACCAGTCACCTTCTTCCTTACGTTTGCAAATTCCATGGTCTTTTTTGCATACTTCATCATAACCCGACAG aACTACACCTACTCATCCCTTCGGAGCAGGcagtttcttcagttcttccaCAAGAAATCGCAGCAACAGTGTTTTGATGTGGAGCAATACAACAAGCTAAAGGAGGACCTCGCTGAG GCCACAGAATCCCTGGAGACGGTGCGCCACGCCCTCCATTTGCGACTGCCAGGAGAGGAGCTCAAGAAGAAGAATTAG
- the Mcub gene encoding calcium uniporter regulatory subunit MCUb, mitochondrial isoform X2 yields the protein MLLNRLYLGRSRLLTTIRARNRACPRPLPPAPQVLYMKLYGNPKYYQALYYGTVLPPDEITVNYKHGLPLVTLTLPSRKERCQFVVKPMVSTVGSFLRDLQNEDKGIKTAAITTAGSEIPASTLMDTLLMKDFKLVINELAYDVRCHKKEKSSAEHTIEMENMKSLVHRLFTVLHLEEFQKRRERHLMARIDHLKEQLQPLEQVKAGIEARSEAKTSGLLWAGLALLSVQGGALAWLTWWVYSWDIMEPVTFFLTFANSMVFFAYFIITRQNYTYSSLRSRQFLQFFHKKSQQQCFDVEQYNKLKEDLAESVMRSNEAMNSSSKKGFIRLGRIDTPLMHPSTGEAGRSL from the exons GTTTTATATATGAAACTGTATGGAAATCCAAAATATTACCAAGCCCTCTATTACGGAACAGTGTTGCCACCTGATG AAATAACAGTCAATTATAAACATGGCCTTCCCTTGGTGACACTGACTCTGCCGTCCAGAAAAGAGCGTTGTCAGTTTGTCGTCAAGCCAATGGTGTCAACAGTTGGCTCCTTCCTTCGGGACTTACAAAATGAAGACAAAGGCATCAAAACTGCAGCCATCACCACAGCAG GCAGTGAGATTCCAGCCTCAACGTTGATGGACACTTTGCTAATGAAAGATTTTAAACTCGTCATTAACGAACTAGCATATGATGTTCGGTGTCACAAGAAAG aaaaatcaaGTGCCGAGCATACTATTGAGATGGAAAACATGAAATCTCTGGTTCACAGACTGTTTACAGTCCTACACTTGGAGGAatttcagaagagaagagagcGCCACCTGATGGCAAGGATCGACCACCTGAAGGAACAGCTGCAGCCCCtggagcag gtCAAAGCTGGAATAGAAGCTCGGTCAGAAGCCAAAACCAGCGGACTCCTGTGGGCCGGTTTAGCCCTGCTCTCTGTTCAGGGAGGGGCACTGGCCTGGCTTACGTGGTGGGTGTACTCCTGGGATATCATGGAACCAGTCACCTTCTTCCTTACGTTTGCAAATTCCATGGTCTTTTTTGCATACTTCATCATAACCCGACAG aACTACACCTACTCATCCCTTCGGAGCAGGcagtttcttcagttcttccaCAAGAAATCGCAGCAACAGTGTTTTGATGTGGAGCAATACAACAAGCTAAAGGAGGACCTCGCTGAG AGCGTCATGAGGTCAAATGAAGCCATGAACTCATCTTCTAAGAAAGGATTCATAAGGCTGGGCAGAATAGATACACCTTTGAtgcatcccagcactggggaggcaggcagatcactgtga
- the Mcub gene encoding calcium uniporter regulatory subunit MCUb, mitochondrial isoform X1, whose translation MLLNRLYLGRSRLLTTIRARNRACPRPLPPAPQVLYMKLYGNPKYYQALYYGTVLPPDEITVNYKHGLPLVTLTLPSRKERCQFVVKPMVSTVGSFLRDLQNEDKGIKTAAITTAEGSEIPASTLMDTLLMKDFKLVINELAYDVRCHKKEKSSAEHTIEMENMKSLVHRLFTVLHLEEFQKRRERHLMARIDHLKEQLQPLEQVKAGIEARSEAKTSGLLWAGLALLSVQGGALAWLTWWVYSWDIMEPVTFFLTFANSMVFFAYFIITRQNYTYSSLRSRQFLQFFHKKSQQQCFDVEQYNKLKEDLAESVMRSNEAMNSSSKKGFIRLGRIDTPLMHPSTGEAGRSL comes from the exons GTTTTATATATGAAACTGTATGGAAATCCAAAATATTACCAAGCCCTCTATTACGGAACAGTGTTGCCACCTGATG AAATAACAGTCAATTATAAACATGGCCTTCCCTTGGTGACACTGACTCTGCCGTCCAGAAAAGAGCGTTGTCAGTTTGTCGTCAAGCCAATGGTGTCAACAGTTGGCTCCTTCCTTCGGGACTTACAAAATGAAGACAAAGGCATCAAAACTGCAGCCATCACCACAGCAG AAGGCAGTGAGATTCCAGCCTCAACGTTGATGGACACTTTGCTAATGAAAGATTTTAAACTCGTCATTAACGAACTAGCATATGATGTTCGGTGTCACAAGAAAG aaaaatcaaGTGCCGAGCATACTATTGAGATGGAAAACATGAAATCTCTGGTTCACAGACTGTTTACAGTCCTACACTTGGAGGAatttcagaagagaagagagcGCCACCTGATGGCAAGGATCGACCACCTGAAGGAACAGCTGCAGCCCCtggagcag gtCAAAGCTGGAATAGAAGCTCGGTCAGAAGCCAAAACCAGCGGACTCCTGTGGGCCGGTTTAGCCCTGCTCTCTGTTCAGGGAGGGGCACTGGCCTGGCTTACGTGGTGGGTGTACTCCTGGGATATCATGGAACCAGTCACCTTCTTCCTTACGTTTGCAAATTCCATGGTCTTTTTTGCATACTTCATCATAACCCGACAG aACTACACCTACTCATCCCTTCGGAGCAGGcagtttcttcagttcttccaCAAGAAATCGCAGCAACAGTGTTTTGATGTGGAGCAATACAACAAGCTAAAGGAGGACCTCGCTGAG AGCGTCATGAGGTCAAATGAAGCCATGAACTCATCTTCTAAGAAAGGATTCATAAGGCTGGGCAGAATAGATACACCTTTGAtgcatcccagcactggggaggcaggcagatcactgtga
- the Mcub gene encoding calcium uniporter regulatory subunit MCUb, mitochondrial isoform X4, giving the protein MKLYGNPKYYQALYYGTVLPPDEITVNYKHGLPLVTLTLPSRKERCQFVVKPMVSTVGSFLRDLQNEDKGIKTAAITTAEGSEIPASTLMDTLLMKDFKLVINELAYDVRCHKKEKSSAEHTIEMENMKSLVHRLFTVLHLEEFQKRRERHLMARIDHLKEQLQPLEQVKAGIEARSEAKTSGLLWAGLALLSVQGGALAWLTWWVYSWDIMEPVTFFLTFANSMVFFAYFIITRQNYTYSSLRSRQFLQFFHKKSQQQCFDVEQYNKLKEDLAESVMRSNEAMNSSSKKGFIRLGRIDTPLMHPSTGEAGRSL; this is encoded by the exons ATGAAACTGTATGGAAATCCAAAATATTACCAAGCCCTCTATTACGGAACAGTGTTGCCACCTGATG AAATAACAGTCAATTATAAACATGGCCTTCCCTTGGTGACACTGACTCTGCCGTCCAGAAAAGAGCGTTGTCAGTTTGTCGTCAAGCCAATGGTGTCAACAGTTGGCTCCTTCCTTCGGGACTTACAAAATGAAGACAAAGGCATCAAAACTGCAGCCATCACCACAGCAG AAGGCAGTGAGATTCCAGCCTCAACGTTGATGGACACTTTGCTAATGAAAGATTTTAAACTCGTCATTAACGAACTAGCATATGATGTTCGGTGTCACAAGAAAG aaaaatcaaGTGCCGAGCATACTATTGAGATGGAAAACATGAAATCTCTGGTTCACAGACTGTTTACAGTCCTACACTTGGAGGAatttcagaagagaagagagcGCCACCTGATGGCAAGGATCGACCACCTGAAGGAACAGCTGCAGCCCCtggagcag gtCAAAGCTGGAATAGAAGCTCGGTCAGAAGCCAAAACCAGCGGACTCCTGTGGGCCGGTTTAGCCCTGCTCTCTGTTCAGGGAGGGGCACTGGCCTGGCTTACGTGGTGGGTGTACTCCTGGGATATCATGGAACCAGTCACCTTCTTCCTTACGTTTGCAAATTCCATGGTCTTTTTTGCATACTTCATCATAACCCGACAG aACTACACCTACTCATCCCTTCGGAGCAGGcagtttcttcagttcttccaCAAGAAATCGCAGCAACAGTGTTTTGATGTGGAGCAATACAACAAGCTAAAGGAGGACCTCGCTGAG AGCGTCATGAGGTCAAATGAAGCCATGAACTCATCTTCTAAGAAAGGATTCATAAGGCTGGGCAGAATAGATACACCTTTGAtgcatcccagcactggggaggcaggcagatcactgtga